From a single Nostoc sp. MS1 genomic region:
- a CDS encoding IS630 family transposase (programmed frameshift) has translation MAKKYIVDLNEEEVSQLQAIIKKGKHKARTITRANILLMASEGETDQAIASIVRAHVATVQRIREKFVIGGLDFALKDEVHPPKPKKLDEKQEAFLIATACSNPPVGRVRWTMQLLADHLVNVGIIDSISDETVRQTLKKNEIKPWLKQQWCIPEVNAEYVFRMEDVLDLYNEPYDPKRPVVCFDERPYQLVEEVRLPLPPEPEQPERYDFEYKRNGTVNLFACFQPLAGWRHIEVTERRTKVDFAKQMKNLVDVCYQDADVIRLVVDNLNIHTPSALYEVFPPEEARRIIQKLEFHYTPKHASWLNQVEIELSVLSRQCLERRIPNAETLTSEIAAWEKQRNQQKASVYWGFQTKDARRKMQRLYPTLT, from the exons ATGGCGAAAAAGTACATTGTTGACTTGAATGAAGAGGAAGTTTCTCAGCTACAAGCAATAATTAAAAAAGGTAAACACAAAGCAAGAACCATAACCCGTGCAAACATTCTTCTAATGGCTTCTGAAGGAGAAACGGATCAAGCGATCGCTAGCATAGTTAGAGCGCATGTTGCAACAGTGCAACGAATACGAGAAAAATTTGTCATTGGGGGGTTAGATTTTGCTTTAAAGGATGAAGTTCATCCACCAAAACCTAAAAAGTTAGATGAAAAACAAGAAGCATTTTTAATTGCCACTGCTTGTTCCAATCCACCAGTTGGAAGAGTACGTTGGACAATGCAATTATTAGCGGATCATTTAGTGAACGTTGGTATCATAGATTCAATTTCGGACGAAACAGTGCGTCAAACTTTAAAAAAAA ATGAAATCAAACCGTGGTTAAAACAACAGTGGTGCATTCCTGAAGTTAACGCAGAATATGTTTTCCGAATGGAAGATGTGTTGGATTTATACAATGAGCCTTATGATCCTAAACGTCCTGTAGTCTGCTTTGATGAACGTCCCTACCAACTAGTAGAAGAAGTAAGACTTCCTTTGCCACCAGAGCCGGAGCAGCCTGAACGTTATGATTTCGAGTATAAACGTAACGGGACAGTAAATTTATTTGCGTGTTTTCAACCCTTGGCAGGTTGGCGGCATATCGAAGTTACAGAACGTCGAACTAAAGTCGATTTTGCTAAACAGATGAAAAATTTAGTAGATGTTTGCTACCAAGATGCTGATGTTATTCGTTTGGTAGTTGATAACCTGAATATTCATACTCCCAGCGCATTATATGAAGTTTTTCCACCAGAAGAAGCACGTCGAATTATTCAAAAATTAGAGTTTCACTATACTCCTAAGCACGCTTCTTGGTTGAATCAAGTAGAAATTGAATTATCTGTTTTATCCCGCCAATGTTTAGAACGGCGTATTCCTAATGCAGAAACATTAACTTCTGAGATTGCCGCTTGGGAGAAACAACGTAATCAGCAAAAAGCCAGTGTCTATTGGGGTTTCCAAACCAAAGATGCTCGCCGAAAAATGCAGCGTTTATATCCAACTCTAACCTAG